The Pedosphaera parvula Ellin514 genomic interval CCCATATTGGTGTAACCCGTTCCCCTGCGGCCAAAACCACGCCAGGCTGACCACAATATTCCCGAGCATGCTGATCGCGAGAACTCCTCGCGCGCCGTTCTTGAAGAATCGATGGGCGATCAAATAGCAAGCTAGCCAAATGACCACGCTCAAGCCTCCGACTTCTTTGGAATCCCAGGCCCAGTATCGACCCCATTCCCTTTCGGCCCAAATCATCCCGAGGAAAACTCCCATGGTTGTAAAGAACAACGCGACAGTTCCAAGCACAAGACTGACGCGAGCAATCGAATGCAGACGAG includes:
- the ccsA gene encoding cytochrome c biogenesis protein CcsA, whose translation is RLHSIARVSLVLGTVALFFTTMGVFLGMIWAEREWGRYWAWDSKEVGGLSVVIWLACYLIAHRFFKNGARGVLAISMLGNIVVSLAWFWPQGNGLHQYGAANTSIMLAAAVLVNLAFFAIGFVPAGRGRTMRG